In Phytoactinopolyspora mesophila, the following are encoded in one genomic region:
- the cas7e gene encoding type I-E CRISPR-associated protein Cas7/Cse4/CasC yields MSRTIIDIHVLQTVPPSNVNRDDTGSPKTAVYGGVRRARVSSQAWKRATRVHFQDKLDPSELGVRTRRIVELLAKEITRQAPELAERANELAVATFKVVGIVVKPPKKGEVEESGYLVFLSRRQIESLASAAVEAAGADDVGKALKEADVKALADRDHSIAISLFGRMVADQADLNVDAAAQVAHAISVHPVETEFDYYTAVDDTNPEEDTGAGMIGTVEFNSSTLYRYATVDANRLADNLGDVEATSRAVRTFVESFIRSMPTGKQNTFANRTLPEAVIVMVRDTQPINLVGAFENPIRESEVEGRIKRASEALRDEAQEIERAYSETPVSSWVVRVGEDTASLDDLGGSVALADLVASVGAIVGARLGSSS; encoded by the coding sequence ATGAGCCGGACCATCATCGACATCCACGTCCTGCAGACCGTGCCGCCATCCAACGTCAACCGAGACGACACGGGCAGCCCGAAAACCGCCGTTTACGGCGGTGTACGCCGGGCACGGGTGTCCAGCCAGGCGTGGAAGCGCGCCACTCGCGTGCATTTTCAGGACAAGCTGGACCCTTCCGAGCTTGGAGTGCGCACCCGCCGCATCGTCGAACTGCTGGCCAAGGAGATCACCCGCCAGGCTCCCGAATTGGCGGAGCGGGCCAATGAGCTGGCGGTAGCAACCTTCAAAGTGGTCGGCATCGTTGTGAAGCCACCGAAAAAGGGCGAGGTTGAGGAATCCGGGTATCTCGTGTTTCTGAGCCGCCGCCAGATCGAAAGTCTGGCGAGTGCCGCCGTCGAAGCCGCCGGAGCCGACGATGTCGGCAAGGCGCTGAAAGAAGCCGACGTGAAGGCGCTGGCCGACCGGGACCACTCGATTGCGATCTCGCTGTTCGGCCGCATGGTGGCCGATCAGGCCGACCTGAATGTCGACGCCGCCGCTCAGGTGGCGCATGCCATCAGCGTGCACCCGGTGGAGACCGAGTTCGACTACTACACCGCCGTTGACGACACCAACCCGGAGGAAGACACCGGAGCCGGGATGATCGGCACGGTCGAGTTCAACTCGTCGACGCTGTACCGGTACGCCACCGTCGATGCGAACCGGCTGGCCGACAACCTGGGTGACGTGGAGGCGACATCGCGGGCGGTGCGGACCTTCGTCGAGTCGTTCATCCGGTCGATGCCGACCGGCAAGCAGAACACGTTCGCCAACCGGACACTGCCTGAGGCCGTCATCGTCATGGTTCGTGACACCCAGCCGATCAACCTGGTGGGTGCGTTCGAGAACCCGATCAGGGAGTCAGAGGTCGAAGGGCGGATTAAGCGGGCATCGGAAGCGCTGCGGGACGAGGCACAGGAGATCGAGCGCGCCTACTCCGAGACGCCGGTGTCGAGCTGGGTGGTCCGGGTCGGCGAGGACACCGCCAGTCTGGACGATCTCGGTGGGAGCGTTGCGCTGGCGGATCTGGTCGCCAGTGTTGGCGCCATCGTCGGGGCTCGGCTCGGGTCGTCGTCGTGA
- the casB gene encoding type I-E CRISPR-associated protein Cse2/CasB, giving the protein MTTDTAATDVVEPERRSRPLRDLGFALDRKITRLQKEYLGGRSAARASLARLRRGLGKPAGSVPDIWETTIGTVPSELSWDRDRPSPAEEAAHAALTLYALHQQSQSWPAHVPGVSFGQAVRRLATRAETSEEAVTRRFMAVATAQTIDEILVHVRGLVTQLKSAHIGLDYARFADDIHGLLRPSWQRSIRLAWGRDFYRVAASIDATDDTDDADASDDGATTTNSDDQ; this is encoded by the coding sequence ATGACAACCGACACTGCCGCCACTGATGTGGTGGAGCCGGAGCGGCGGTCCAGGCCGTTGCGCGACCTCGGGTTCGCGCTGGATCGCAAGATCACTCGATTGCAGAAGGAGTACCTCGGTGGCCGGTCGGCGGCGCGTGCCAGCCTTGCGCGCCTGCGCCGTGGGCTCGGCAAACCCGCCGGCAGTGTGCCGGACATCTGGGAGACCACGATCGGTACCGTTCCTTCTGAGCTGAGCTGGGACCGCGACCGGCCGAGCCCCGCGGAGGAAGCCGCGCACGCCGCGCTCACCTTGTACGCGCTGCACCAGCAGTCGCAGTCGTGGCCTGCTCACGTGCCGGGGGTCTCCTTCGGTCAGGCTGTTCGCCGCCTTGCCACGCGGGCAGAGACCAGCGAAGAAGCCGTGACCAGACGGTTCATGGCGGTGGCCACCGCGCAGACTATCGACGAGATCCTTGTCCACGTGCGCGGGTTGGTGACCCAGCTCAAGTCGGCGCACATCGGCCTCGACTACGCCCGCTTCGCCGACGACATCCATGGACTGCTGCGGCCGTCGTGGCAGCGCTCGATCCGGCTGGCCTGGGGGCGCGACTTCTATCGCGTGGCCGCGTCCATAGACGCGACCGACGACACCGACGACGCCGATGCAAGCGACGACGGCGCGACCACCACGAACTCTGACGACCAATAG
- a CDS encoding ABC transporter substrate-binding protein, with protein MRRRDFLRAAAATPVAALLGCSGSGDDAERGHGRASISYGMWDQLQVPAMQEVIAAFRREHPDIDVTIQLTPFSTYWTRLQTSITGGGAADVFWMNGPNSRRFAHYGTLLPISDRLAADGIDLSDHPENLVDLYAYEGTQFGIPKDYDCISLYYNTELFDEAGVPYPDDTWTWETVRDACREFRVHSRGQFGISSALDRQRNLYPAIFQNDGWVVDGRESGFADDHTIGGLQFWTELINADLAPNAMATADTTGRSLFLGGKLAMYYGLPNDAVEAYDDEAIRERTNIAVLPQGRSRGNVIHGLANVINARTAFPDAAYEFVKFMATREVGEIQGASGTILPSFAGTEAGYLDSKPEFNLQAFIDQIPDCTAYPISMDTNTWENQQYTILGDAWIGDPSRSVADASHSLASVMNLVLEQEP; from the coding sequence ATGAGACGCCGCGACTTCTTGCGCGCGGCCGCCGCCACGCCAGTGGCCGCCTTGCTCGGCTGCTCAGGTTCCGGCGACGACGCCGAACGCGGGCACGGACGCGCGTCGATCTCGTACGGGATGTGGGACCAGTTGCAGGTCCCGGCCATGCAGGAGGTGATCGCGGCATTCCGGCGAGAACACCCAGACATCGACGTGACCATACAGCTCACGCCATTCAGCACGTACTGGACGCGGCTGCAGACCTCGATCACCGGAGGCGGCGCGGCGGACGTGTTCTGGATGAACGGTCCGAACAGCCGCCGCTTCGCGCACTACGGCACGCTGCTGCCTATCTCGGACCGGCTGGCCGCGGACGGCATCGACCTGTCGGATCACCCGGAGAATCTGGTGGACCTCTACGCCTACGAGGGCACCCAGTTCGGCATCCCGAAGGACTACGACTGCATCTCCCTGTACTACAACACCGAACTGTTCGACGAAGCCGGTGTTCCCTACCCGGACGACACCTGGACCTGGGAGACCGTGCGCGACGCCTGCCGAGAGTTCCGGGTTCACAGCCGCGGACAGTTCGGCATCAGCTCGGCGCTGGACCGGCAACGCAATCTCTACCCAGCCATCTTCCAGAACGACGGCTGGGTCGTCGACGGCCGCGAGTCCGGGTTCGCCGACGACCACACGATCGGCGGCCTGCAGTTCTGGACTGAGCTGATCAACGCGGACCTGGCACCGAACGCGATGGCCACCGCGGACACGACGGGGCGCTCGCTCTTCCTCGGCGGGAAGCTGGCGATGTACTACGGGCTGCCGAACGACGCGGTCGAGGCGTACGACGACGAGGCGATCCGGGAGCGGACGAACATCGCGGTGCTGCCGCAAGGGCGCAGCCGGGGCAACGTCATCCACGGACTCGCCAACGTGATCAACGCGCGCACCGCATTTCCGGACGCCGCCTACGAGTTCGTGAAGTTCATGGCTACCCGCGAGGTCGGAGAGATCCAGGGTGCCAGCGGCACTATCCTCCCGAGCTTCGCCGGCACTGAAGCCGGCTACCTCGACTCCAAACCCGAGTTCAATCTCCAGGCGTTCATCGACCAGATCCCGGACTGCACCGCGTACCCGATCTCGATGGACACCAATACCTGGGAGAACCAGCAGTACACCATCTTGGGCGACGCCTGGATCGGCGATCCGAGCCGGTCGGTGGCCGACGCGTCGCACTCCTTGGCGTCGGTGATGAACCTCGTCCTGGAACAGGAGCCGTGA
- the cas5e gene encoding type I-E CRISPR-associated protein Cas5/CasD codes for MSVVAISLSGPMQSWGSGSKFVRRSTEMAPTKSGIVGLIAAAKGLRRTDPLEELLGLRLGVRIDQPGQLMRDFQTAQRPRKERDGTVTWRSMPLSYRYYISDAAFVAALEGERALVEGIDEALRSPAFPLYLGRRSCPPAGPLALGVFDDDVMSVLAQLPWMAGERHQRRHVTQDVRLGVLRDAHAGEPGAETIHDEPVSFDPNRRLYGWRSVAREHVVVTNPHGREGAVEHDPMSVLGGG; via the coding sequence GTGAGTGTCGTCGCTATCAGTTTGTCCGGCCCGATGCAGTCGTGGGGATCGGGAAGCAAGTTCGTGCGCCGGTCCACGGAGATGGCGCCGACCAAGAGCGGGATCGTTGGACTGATCGCGGCGGCAAAGGGGCTACGTCGTACTGATCCGCTCGAAGAGCTGCTGGGCCTGCGCCTAGGGGTGCGAATCGATCAGCCAGGACAGCTGATGCGGGACTTCCAGACGGCTCAACGTCCGAGGAAGGAACGCGACGGTACGGTGACGTGGAGATCGATGCCGTTGTCGTACCGGTACTACATCAGTGACGCGGCGTTCGTGGCTGCCCTTGAGGGGGAACGCGCATTGGTGGAGGGGATCGACGAGGCATTGCGCAGCCCTGCATTCCCGCTGTACCTGGGGCGACGCTCGTGCCCGCCGGCCGGGCCGTTGGCCCTGGGGGTGTTCGACGACGACGTGATGAGCGTGTTGGCGCAGCTGCCGTGGATGGCAGGGGAACGTCACCAACGGCGCCACGTCACTCAAGATGTACGCCTCGGGGTGCTGCGGGACGCGCATGCCGGTGAGCCAGGTGCGGAGACCATCCATGACGAGCCGGTCAGCTTTGATCCGAACCGGCGGCTGTACGGGTGGCGTTCAGTGGCGCGCGAGCATGTCGTCGTCACCAACCCACATGGTCGTGAAGGTGCCGTTGAGCACGACCCGATGTCGGTCCTGGGAGGTGGGTGA
- the casA gene encoding type I-E CRISPR-associated protein Cse1/CasA — protein MNDNGFNLLDEPWIMVLTPSGDEKQASILDVFEMAPELVTVGGEVPTQGFAITRMLLAFLHRAVDGPASKDDWTELWQADTLPLDRIHEYADRYRNRFDLFDPEQPFFQVSDLRTAKGEVSGLEKIVADVPNGAPYFTTRSAASLDRIEAAEAARWLVHAHAFDASGIKSGAVGDRNVKGGKGYPIGTGWSGQIGGVLPEGRNLRETLLLNLIGRDAETYLRIGGTADVPPWERKSDSAAWDDNRPPRGAIDMYTWQTRRVRLAGGRAGVTGVVLANGDKILPQNRHIYDPHSVWRYSEPQTKKYGHTVNMPRMHNPTRAVWRGLAAMLPSVYGRRSSGTEPQAFLAPGVMQWISSLVVNDHLPEDYVVRTRAIGAEYGAQSATFTEMIDESLTMAVALVSEQSVALGNTAKGAVDDAKKAASAVWKFAENVARAGGAEPKSGAGDRTEEALYAALEEPYRRWLAGLTSRTDTGAAREVWQKVVRDRCWPVVREVIEAAGPAAWRGREVNKRLVNVSVAEAWLRAALRQALPRAFPDRRATPETSPGATQTPREETT, from the coding sequence ATGAATGACAACGGATTCAACCTGCTCGACGAGCCGTGGATCATGGTGCTCACGCCCAGCGGCGACGAGAAACAGGCCTCGATCCTCGACGTCTTCGAAATGGCTCCGGAGCTGGTCACCGTGGGAGGAGAGGTTCCTACTCAGGGCTTCGCGATCACCCGGATGTTGCTCGCGTTCCTGCACCGAGCTGTGGACGGACCGGCAAGCAAAGATGACTGGACCGAGTTGTGGCAGGCCGACACCCTGCCACTGGACCGGATCCACGAGTACGCCGACAGGTACAGGAATCGCTTCGATCTGTTCGACCCGGAACAGCCGTTCTTTCAGGTTTCCGACCTGAGGACGGCGAAGGGCGAGGTCAGCGGGCTGGAGAAGATCGTGGCCGATGTTCCGAACGGGGCACCGTACTTCACGACCCGTTCGGCGGCCAGCCTGGACCGGATCGAAGCGGCCGAGGCGGCCCGCTGGCTCGTGCACGCGCATGCGTTCGATGCGTCGGGCATCAAATCCGGCGCGGTGGGTGATCGCAACGTCAAGGGTGGCAAGGGTTACCCCATCGGGACGGGGTGGAGCGGACAGATCGGGGGAGTGCTGCCCGAAGGCCGGAACCTGCGGGAGACATTGCTGCTCAACCTCATCGGACGCGACGCCGAGACGTACCTGCGCATCGGCGGCACCGCCGACGTCCCGCCGTGGGAGCGCAAATCCGACAGCGCCGCATGGGATGACAATCGCCCGCCTCGAGGGGCGATCGACATGTACACGTGGCAGACCCGGAGGGTCCGGCTGGCAGGAGGTCGGGCCGGCGTGACCGGCGTGGTCCTGGCCAACGGCGACAAGATACTGCCGCAGAACCGGCACATCTACGATCCGCATTCGGTGTGGCGCTACAGCGAACCTCAGACCAAGAAGTACGGGCACACCGTGAACATGCCGCGCATGCACAACCCGACCCGGGCGGTGTGGCGCGGGCTCGCCGCCATGCTGCCGTCCGTGTACGGGCGGCGGTCGAGCGGTACGGAGCCGCAGGCATTCCTGGCGCCGGGCGTCATGCAATGGATCAGCAGCCTCGTCGTCAACGATCACCTGCCCGAGGACTACGTCGTTCGCACCAGGGCGATTGGCGCGGAGTACGGCGCACAGAGCGCTACGTTCACCGAGATGATCGACGAGTCGCTGACCATGGCCGTCGCCCTGGTGAGCGAGCAGAGCGTCGCGCTGGGAAACACCGCCAAGGGTGCGGTCGACGATGCCAAGAAGGCGGCAAGCGCGGTGTGGAAGTTCGCGGAGAACGTCGCTCGAGCCGGGGGAGCGGAGCCCAAATCGGGAGCGGGCGATCGCACGGAAGAAGCGCTGTACGCCGCTTTGGAAGAGCCGTACCGGCGGTGGCTCGCAGGGCTGACGAGCCGCACGGACACCGGTGCGGCGCGAGAGGTATGGCAGAAGGTGGTCCGGGACCGATGCTGGCCGGTGGTCCGCGAGGTGATCGAGGCCGCAGGGCCAGCGGCCTGGCGCGGGCGAGAGGTCAACAAGCGACTGGTCAATGTGTCCGTGGCCGAAGCGTGGTTGCGCGCTGCCCTGAGGCAGGCGCTGCCTCGAGCATTCCCCGATCGACGAGCCACACCTGAGACATCACCCGGTGCCACGCAGACACCACGTGAGGAGACGACATGA
- a CDS encoding carbohydrate ABC transporter permease — translation MAAPTTTPAPVAPIETGRRRRPIRSRMRGGMIGYLFIAPVGLGLLVLYIYPAVATFALSFTEWGPFGGNTFNGFTNYAAVFRNELFWRALGNTLLYMVIGLLVIPIAIIIAALLNKPGLRGVGVYRTLYFIPFVTLPVASGMVWKWLYNGDYGLINAFLSSFGVSGTYWVANPSTALLAIGIVQVWSQIGYYLVIFIAGIKAIPQTYLEAAELDGAGPIRRFFLVVIPLLSPSIFFCSVINVIATLQIFDLIYVMSQSSSANPAFNSAQSIVTLFYQMAFVENNKGNATALAFLLMLLIAALTAVQFRLQKKWVFYD, via the coding sequence ATGGCCGCGCCCACTACCACCCCCGCCCCGGTCGCGCCCATCGAAACGGGCCGGCGCCGTCGTCCGATCCGCTCGCGCATGCGAGGCGGGATGATCGGCTACCTGTTCATCGCCCCGGTCGGGCTCGGCCTGCTGGTGCTGTACATCTACCCGGCGGTCGCCACATTCGCGCTCAGCTTCACCGAATGGGGACCCTTCGGCGGGAACACGTTCAACGGCTTCACCAACTATGCGGCTGTCTTCCGCAACGAGCTGTTCTGGCGCGCCCTCGGCAACACCCTGCTCTACATGGTGATCGGCCTGCTCGTGATCCCGATCGCCATCATCATCGCCGCGCTGCTGAACAAACCCGGGCTACGGGGCGTCGGCGTGTACCGGACGCTGTACTTCATCCCGTTCGTCACGTTGCCCGTCGCCAGCGGCATGGTGTGGAAGTGGCTGTACAACGGCGACTACGGCCTGATCAACGCCTTCCTGAGCAGCTTCGGCGTCTCCGGCACCTACTGGGTGGCCAACCCGTCCACCGCGCTGCTGGCCATCGGCATCGTGCAGGTCTGGTCGCAGATCGGGTACTACCTGGTGATCTTCATCGCCGGGATCAAGGCGATCCCCCAGACCTACCTCGAGGCTGCCGAGCTGGACGGCGCCGGACCGATACGCCGCTTCTTCCTCGTGGTAATCCCGTTGCTGAGTCCGAGCATCTTCTTCTGCTCGGTGATCAATGTGATCGCCACCCTGCAGATCTTCGACCTGATCTACGTCATGTCGCAGAGCTCCAGCGCCAACCCGGCGTTCAACTCGGCTCAGTCGATCGTGACGCTCTTCTACCAGATGGCGTTCGTGGAGAACAACAAGGGCAACGCCACCGCGCTGGCGTTCCTGCTGATGCTGCTGATCGCAGCGCTCACCGCGGTGCAGTTCCGGCTGCAGAAGAAATGGGTGTTCTATGACTAG
- the cas3 gene encoding CRISPR-associated helicase Cas3' has protein sequence MGIQLDVAARSVWAKSRNGAGEWLPLWQHMDDSADVASRLFDDWLAPSAATLIARDFGADRDSARCAVRFLAGVHDIGKATPAFAVQDQWLGHRMSRHGLITPSTKAELDERTRAHHTVTGHHVLKRWLTARGWSGRSASAWAVVVGGHHGVPPDDTGLTCTPAGYPLLYGEGLWHDVRNELLERQAERSGAAELLDVWASVRLSQQTQVLLTGLVIMADWIASNEKLFSFRAGELPDVVDETARAQRALATLKLPTPWRPKTWGEDTSALFMERFAFPGGASPRPVQNAAVEVVRTTSEPGILVIEAPMGEGKTEAALAAAELLAERYGAGGLLMALPTQATSDAMFARVVDWLDTMGSTDQKIGASVMLTHGKKRFNRLFHGLMQAGWLHEIGRDEERKKTEHAVVAHSWMAGRKTAQLANFTIGTIDQLLFAGLRSRHLMLRHLGLAGKVVVIDEVHAYNPFMSSYLMRVLTWLGAYGVPVVALSATLPGERRRELVEAYQRGRARLTGDDTAQSAVEVDGDIGYPVLTWTDGSTVGTRVTEPSGRGTTVYLEALDVDEAGDDTESLVSTLREALSDGGNVLVVRNTVRRVLATAQRLEEVFPGEVTVTHARFITADRVRKDEELLDMFGSPRRAKERPRRHVVVASQVVEQSLDVDFDLLVTDLAPVDLVLQRLGRVHRHQRGEGQRERPAKVRRARAYIGGTDFTQSPPVLEPLAARYVYSAHVLYRAAAALRPHLGGELDLPDDIAPVVQQAYGPGDLGPPEWQAAMAAAATAWRERVDRWQAEADTFQILDPGQPGQAITGWVAASAGEADDDDATGQGQVRDGAPSLEAMVIQFGADGRVRTPPWLTEGRGGLEIPRDSAPNDDLGEVMISCAIRLPLDFSNADDEEAIWMATPPAWEQSPLVYRLPALFVDEEGWGEVNGRRVRYTAQRGLEVFRD, from the coding sequence ATGGGCATTCAGCTCGACGTGGCGGCGCGGTCGGTATGGGCGAAGTCGCGCAACGGTGCCGGGGAGTGGCTGCCGCTCTGGCAGCACATGGACGACTCGGCGGATGTCGCCTCGCGATTATTCGACGACTGGCTCGCTCCCAGCGCCGCAACACTGATCGCCAGAGACTTCGGCGCCGACCGGGATTCGGCGCGATGCGCTGTGCGGTTTCTGGCGGGTGTACACGACATCGGCAAGGCGACGCCTGCATTCGCGGTGCAGGACCAGTGGTTGGGGCACCGGATGAGTCGACACGGCCTGATTACCCCGTCAACCAAGGCTGAACTCGACGAGCGGACGCGCGCGCACCATACGGTCACTGGTCATCATGTGCTCAAGCGCTGGCTCACGGCCCGCGGGTGGAGCGGTCGCTCCGCGAGTGCGTGGGCGGTCGTCGTCGGCGGTCACCACGGGGTTCCGCCGGACGACACGGGCTTGACCTGCACACCGGCGGGTTATCCGCTGCTCTATGGGGAAGGGCTGTGGCACGACGTCCGCAATGAGCTGCTGGAGCGGCAAGCCGAGCGTTCCGGTGCGGCAGAGCTGCTCGACGTGTGGGCGAGCGTGCGACTGTCTCAGCAGACACAGGTGCTGCTGACCGGCCTGGTCATCATGGCCGACTGGATCGCCAGCAACGAGAAGCTGTTCTCGTTCCGCGCGGGTGAGCTCCCGGATGTCGTGGACGAGACCGCGCGTGCTCAACGAGCGCTGGCTACGCTGAAGCTTCCGACGCCATGGCGGCCGAAGACCTGGGGCGAGGACACATCGGCGCTGTTCATGGAGCGTTTCGCCTTTCCCGGCGGCGCGTCGCCGCGTCCGGTGCAGAACGCAGCGGTCGAGGTGGTCCGTACGACATCGGAGCCGGGCATACTCGTCATCGAAGCGCCGATGGGGGAGGGCAAGACCGAGGCGGCGCTGGCCGCGGCGGAGCTGCTTGCGGAGCGCTACGGCGCGGGTGGGTTGCTCATGGCGCTGCCGACGCAGGCGACGAGCGATGCGATGTTCGCCCGGGTGGTCGACTGGCTGGACACGATGGGTTCGACCGACCAGAAGATCGGCGCCTCGGTCATGCTCACGCACGGTAAGAAGCGATTCAACCGGCTGTTCCACGGGTTGATGCAGGCCGGCTGGCTGCATGAGATCGGCCGCGACGAGGAGCGGAAGAAGACGGAGCACGCCGTGGTCGCCCATTCCTGGATGGCTGGGCGAAAGACCGCGCAGCTGGCCAATTTCACCATCGGCACGATCGACCAGCTGTTGTTCGCGGGGTTGAGGTCGCGGCATTTGATGCTGCGACACCTCGGCTTGGCCGGGAAGGTCGTCGTCATCGACGAGGTTCACGCCTACAACCCGTTCATGAGTTCGTACTTGATGAGGGTCCTGACGTGGTTGGGTGCATACGGGGTGCCGGTGGTGGCGCTTTCCGCCACGTTGCCGGGGGAACGTCGCCGCGAACTCGTCGAGGCCTATCAGCGTGGTCGAGCGCGGCTGACCGGCGATGACACGGCACAGTCCGCCGTCGAGGTCGACGGCGACATCGGGTATCCGGTGCTGACATGGACCGACGGCAGCACGGTCGGTACCCGGGTCACCGAGCCGTCCGGCCGCGGCACCACCGTGTACCTGGAGGCGCTCGACGTCGACGAAGCCGGTGACGACACGGAATCGTTGGTCAGCACCTTGCGGGAAGCCCTGTCCGACGGCGGGAACGTCCTCGTCGTCCGCAACACGGTCCGCCGCGTACTTGCCACCGCGCAGCGGCTGGAAGAGGTCTTTCCCGGTGAGGTGACAGTGACCCATGCGCGCTTCATCACCGCGGACCGGGTCCGCAAGGACGAGGAACTGCTCGACATGTTCGGCTCGCCGCGCCGGGCTAAGGAACGGCCGCGGCGGCACGTCGTCGTTGCGTCACAAGTGGTCGAACAGTCCCTGGATGTGGACTTCGACCTCCTGGTGACTGACCTGGCGCCGGTCGATCTGGTGTTGCAGAGGCTGGGCCGTGTCCACCGGCATCAGCGAGGTGAGGGGCAGCGGGAGCGCCCGGCCAAGGTGCGTCGTGCCCGGGCGTACATCGGGGGGACCGACTTCACGCAGAGCCCGCCAGTGCTGGAGCCGTTGGCCGCTCGGTACGTCTACAGCGCGCACGTGCTGTACCGGGCGGCGGCTGCGTTGCGGCCGCACCTGGGTGGGGAACTGGACCTGCCGGATGACATCGCTCCGGTGGTCCAGCAGGCCTATGGACCCGGCGACCTTGGCCCGCCGGAGTGGCAGGCCGCGATGGCCGCCGCCGCGACGGCGTGGCGAGAACGCGTTGACCGGTGGCAGGCGGAAGCCGACACCTTCCAGATCCTGGATCCGGGTCAGCCCGGTCAGGCGATCACCGGTTGGGTCGCGGCCAGCGCCGGCGAGGCCGACGACGATGATGCGACGGGGCAGGGCCAGGTTCGCGACGGCGCGCCGAGCCTGGAGGCGATGGTGATTCAGTTCGGGGCGGACGGCCGGGTGCGCACGCCGCCGTGGCTCACCGAGGGCCGTGGGGGTTTGGAGATCCCCCGTGACTCCGCGCCGAATGACGATCTCGGCGAAGTGATGATCTCTTGCGCGATCCGCTTGCCACTCGATTTCAGCAACGCCGACGACGAGGAAGCGATCTGGATGGCGACGCCGCCGGCCTGGGAGCAGTCACCGCTGGTCTATCGCCTGCCGGCGCTCTTCGTAGATGAGGAGGGATGGGGCGAGGTCAACGGACGCCGTGTCCGCTACACGGCTCAGAGGGGATTGGAGGTGTTCCGAGATTGA
- a CDS encoding ROK family transcriptional regulator — MEGGAESVELSGPSAERLANTQRVIAALGPHGQLSLADLRSSTGLSRPTLTAILGELSDDGWIVQGDARSGASSAPGRPARPYSVNPDAGFVAGVDIGLHKVLVVIVDCTGTVRHQLRHDLDPAAPGDERIARVQAAITQAAAALSLRVSELLGLCLGVPGIVDESGRITRSSVIPDWTGFHVGRAVSKWSGCTVDVVNDANLAAAGERWAGAARLRDDVIYVLAGRRVSAGLIIGGQVHRGRNGASGEIGSAPAMFVDPPAILLGESASQDDPRIPEVFARAAEGDQDAQERVTQLCHRLGFTVENLAKILDPDVVVLGGGLSLAGAPLLEGVRAAVTFNDDVAPPIVLGELAETAVALGGAHAAFLTAARADARLRPLASAPAVLLAQPAGAHSGAPEPTPGELRVNDRSETGRTG; from the coding sequence ATGGAAGGTGGTGCTGAGAGCGTGGAGTTGTCCGGCCCGTCCGCGGAGCGCCTGGCGAACACTCAGCGTGTCATCGCCGCGCTCGGCCCTCACGGGCAGCTATCCCTCGCTGACCTGCGCTCATCTACGGGTCTATCCAGGCCGACACTCACTGCCATCTTGGGTGAGCTGAGCGACGACGGATGGATCGTGCAAGGCGACGCGCGCAGCGGCGCCAGCTCGGCGCCGGGGCGTCCAGCTCGGCCATATTCCGTCAACCCTGATGCCGGATTTGTCGCCGGCGTGGACATTGGCCTACACAAGGTGCTCGTCGTGATCGTCGACTGCACTGGCACCGTCCGTCACCAGCTCCGGCACGATCTCGACCCTGCCGCACCCGGCGACGAGCGGATCGCGCGAGTGCAGGCCGCCATAACCCAAGCCGCCGCCGCGCTAAGTCTGCGGGTGAGCGAGCTGCTCGGCCTATGCCTCGGGGTTCCCGGCATCGTCGACGAATCGGGCCGGATCACCCGATCGTCGGTGATCCCCGACTGGACCGGGTTCCACGTGGGGCGAGCGGTCTCGAAGTGGTCCGGCTGCACCGTCGACGTCGTCAACGACGCGAACCTCGCCGCCGCGGGCGAACGCTGGGCCGGAGCGGCACGGCTGCGCGACGACGTCATCTACGTGCTGGCCGGGCGCCGGGTCAGTGCCGGGCTCATCATCGGCGGACAGGTCCACCGGGGCCGCAACGGCGCCAGCGGCGAGATCGGCTCGGCACCCGCCATGTTCGTCGACCCGCCGGCGATTCTGCTGGGCGAGTCGGCCAGCCAGGACGACCCACGCATTCCCGAGGTATTCGCCCGCGCCGCTGAAGGCGACCAGGATGCTCAGGAGCGCGTCACGCAACTGTGCCACCGGCTCGGCTTCACGGTGGAGAACCTCGCGAAGATCCTCGATCCGGATGTAGTGGTGCTGGGGGGTGGCCTGAGCCTGGCTGGCGCACCCTTGCTCGAAGGCGTCCGGGCAGCCGTCACCTTCAACGACGACGTCGCCCCGCCGATCGTGCTCGGTGAGCTGGCCGAGACCGCCGTCGCCCTCGGCGGCGCTCATGCGGCATTCCTCACCGCCGCCCGGGCCGACGCCCGGCTGCGTCCACTCGCCAGCGCACCGGCAGTGCTCCTCGCCCAACCAGCCGGCGCACACAGTGGCGCACCGGAGCCCACGCCCGGCGAGCTTCGGGTGAATGATCGCTCCGAGACCGGGAGGACAGGATGA